Proteins co-encoded in one Theileria equi strain WA chromosome 3, complete sequence genomic window:
- a CDS encoding hypothetical protein (encoded by transcript BEWA_003220A), producing MAGVTRNEGGNRLKKSGEKYYYDGAQGRIFVENTLFKPYPYRKITHSRECGKITEIKKDGRILEGFGNLNVDSVSSYYWTGDYLCQTPLIIQLNDGYDFYVFEDGDKWKKDDSILYANLREHLDRQNCKRNKAHHVNMKRKKIPRNYKCLTKGCGVEIEEIFTPYQDYAQSLHKISDGSLTRFNESIIEQYGLPSLEKVKEVYVFFYPRASGTPFLMYFKSIGKWYRRDDNDLTKWYEMMDDYKPKGDGKDKEIFEKFFQENVPRITIDADYYTTDGGSYRVDNKYDITVTKKTIGKDFYQFTHSRGDKRPFLIKMFLRMGRSKV from the coding sequence ATGGCAGGAGTAACGCGCAATGAAGGGGGAAACAGACTTAAAAAGAGTGGAGAAAAGTACTATTATGACGGTGCCCAAGGAAGGATATTCGTTGAGAACACGCTTTTTAAACCCTATCCTTATAGGAAGATCACTCACTCCAGAGAATGCGGAAAAATAACCGAGATTAAGAAAGATGGAAGGATTCTAGAGGGTTTTGGAAATTTAAATGTGGATAGTGTCTCGTCCTACTACTGGACGGGTGATTATCTTTGCCAGACTCCATTAATTATCCAACTTAACGATGGCTATGACTTTTACGTTTTTGAGGATGgtgataaatggaaaaaagaTGATAGCATACTTTATGCCAATTTAAGAGAGCACTTGGACAGGCAAAACTGTAAGAGGAATAAAGCTCATCATGTTaatatgaaaaggaagaaaattcCAAGAAATTACAAGTGCTTAACTAAAGGTTGTGGTGTAGAGATTGAGGAAATATTCACACCCTATCAGGATTACGCTCAATCTTTACATAAGATTTCCGATGGCTCGCTGACTAGATTTAATGAGAGTATTATCGAACAATATGGACTTCCATCCCTTGAGAAAGTCAAGGAGGTTTATGTCTTCTTTTATCCTAGAGCCAGTGGAACTCCTTTTTTGATGTACTTTAAGTCGATTGGCAAATGGTATAGAAGAGATGATAACGATTTGACAAAGTGGTATGAAATGATGGATGATTATAAACCTAAAGGTGATGGAAAGGATAAGgaaatatttgaaaagtttttcCAAGAAAATGTTCCAAGAATTACAATTGACGCAGATTATTATACTACGGACGGAGGTTCATACAGGGTAGATAATAAGTATGACATAACTGTAACAAAAAAGACAATTGGAAAAGACTTTTACCAGTTTACTCATTCTAGAGGGGACAAGAGACCATTTCTAATAAAGATGTTCTTAAGAATGGGAAGGAGCAAGGTGTGA
- a CDS encoding hypothetical protein (encoded by transcript BEWA_003210A) — MSTDSGGPIQKGAMFMAGLTLLQSLRVALTGAKFALDRFKIPQQYASSFINMVHNPMELATFTGIVIINLMALIWKEDGFKTGLAIFTNIALYCSFILLLIAFISGGELGNLTFYYWTIVFVSFIYGLNVAAVMTMGSKNAAFFNMGIPLSGIQVCIYYYVFTKLAKKHNWSDVSYWIIFWQLIIAIVISAVSAIVWVFAYTEPDKPTGNGGGPGAISPILMGVVGMGGIYAFYPAIAPYKLTDVSTGYKIDLVVLFMSAVPGILIAILCACNGGPPGKGVGPNQDWSSAQWWHAAWILAFPHILAMVLCFVTLHYPDGRVASSIKSSGLKVGVITVTLKFCEEGLKAVSYAGAGAHGGNISSFNAFTSQGLMILLAFTGDGYLKTYSKYEHDRDKWPTKDFGTLSSICYWAGNGAYVACKSVKSSFTKNVRCKVLGKSEALLIVYADEEF; from the coding sequence ATGTCAACGGATTCCGGAGGTCCCATTCAGAAaggcgccatgtttatggcaggtctgactctgttgcagtctctccgtgtggctttaactggagcaaagtttgcacttgatagatttaaaattccgCAGCAATATGCCAGCTCcttcattaacatggtccataatcctatggaactggcaacgtttactggtaTTGTCATTATAAACCTTATGGCTCTCATTTGGAAGGAAGATGGGTTTAAAACGGGCTTGGCCATCTTTACTAACATAGCACTATACTGTTCCTTCATTCTGCTTCTCATTGCGTTCATTTCTGGAGGAGAACTGGGCAATCTCACattctactactggactatAGTCTTCGTCTCATTTATATATGGGCTTAATGTAGCAGCTGTGATGACTATGGGAAGTAAGAATGCCGCCTTTTTCAATATGGGAATTCCTCTCTCTGGTATTCAGGTTTGCATTTACTACTACGTCTTCACTAAACTTGCCAAGAAACATAACTGGTCAGACGTTAGTTACTGGATCATATTTTGGCAACTTATCATAGCAATAGTGATATCGGCAGTCTCTGCCATAGTATGGGTATTTGCATATACAGAACCTGATAAACCTACTGGCAATGGCGGAGGTCCAGGTGCAATATCTCCTATTCTTATGGGTGTGGTTGGAATGGGTGGTATCTATGCTTTCTATCCTGCTATTGCTCCTTATAAATTGACGGATGTTAGCACAGGTTACAAGATTGACCTTGTTGTTCTGTTTATGAGTGCAGTCCCAGGTATTCTAATTGCCATCCTATGCGCTTGTAATGGAGGCCCTCCTGGAAAAGGTGTTGGCCCAAATCAAGATTGGAGTAGTGCTCAATGGTGGCATGCTGCTTGGATTCTAGCGTTTCCACATATTCTTGCCATGGTCTTATGCTTCGTTACACTTCATTACCCTGATGGTAGAGTAGCTAGTTCTATAAAGAGTAGTGGTTTGAAGGTTGGGGTTATTACTGTGACtctaaagttttgtgaagAAGGACTAAAGGCTGTTTCATATGCTGGAGCTGGTGCACATGGTGGTAATatttcctcttttaatgCGTTCACTTCacaaggtttaatgattctattggcctttactggtGATGGTTATTTAAagacttattccaagtatgaacaTGATAGGGATAAATGGCCTACCAAAGACTTTGGGACTCTTAGTTCCATCTGCTACTGGGCAGGGAATGGAGCATATGTGGCCTGTAAGAGTGTTAAGtcttcctttaccaagaatgttagatgcaaagttttgggtaaatcagaggctTTACTCATCGTCTATGCggatgaggaattttaa